A stretch of the Onychomys torridus chromosome 23, mOncTor1.1, whole genome shotgun sequence genome encodes the following:
- the LOC118573371 gene encoding UDP-glucuronosyltransferase 1A7-like, with protein MAPADLPASLPLCVCLLLVSGFAQAGRLLVVPMDGSHWFTMQMVVEKLIHRGHEVVVVVPEVSWQLGKSLNLTVKTYSTSYTLEEFNCKFKYFSDTQWKDPEQRWLSLKTNSSIAFFKLLSSHCRSLFNDKKLVEYLKQSSFDAVFLDPFEVCGLTVAKYLSLPSVIFSRYFFCYHLEAGSQCPSPLSYVPRLFSKFTDTMTFKERVSNLVFYMEERALCHYLFKTATDIASEVLQTPVTMEDLFSQVSIWLLRTDFVLDFPRPVMPNMVFIGGINCQKRKTISKVHFLSLAHEERPGFRPP; from the coding sequence ATGGCTCCTGCAGATCTTCCAGcctcccttcctctgtgtgtgtgtctgctgctgGTCTCTGGCTTTgcccaggcaggcaggctgctggTGGTGCCCATGGATGGGAGCCACTGGTTCACTATGCAGATGGTTGTGGAGAAACTCATCCACAGGGGACATGAGGTGGTGGTAGTCGTGCCAGAGGTGAGTTGGCAACTGGGAAAATCCCTGAATTTGACAGTGAAGACATACTCCACTTCTTACACTCTGGAGGAATTCAATTGTAAGTTCAAGTATTTTTCTGACACTCAATGGAAAGATCCAGAACAAAGGtggctttctttaaaaacaaactcaTCCATAGCGTTTTTCAAATTACTATCTTCACACTGTAGGAGTTTGTTTAATGACAAGAAGTTAGTGGAGTACTTGAAGCAGAGTTCTTTTGATGCTGTGTTTCTCGATCCTTTCGAGGTGTGTGGCTTAACTGTGGCCAAGTATTTGTCACTCCCCTCAGTGATCTTCTCAAGGTATTTCTTTTGCTACCATCTTGAAGCGGGCTCCCAGTGCCCCAGTCCACTGTCTTATGTTCCTAGACTCTTCTCAAAATTCACAGACACCATGACTTTCAAGGAGAGAGTGTCGAACCTTGTTTTCTACATGGAGGAGCGTGCACTTTGCCACTACTTGTTCAAAACTGCTACAGACATTGCCTCCGAAGTTCTGCAGACCCCAGTGACTATGGAGGACCTCTTCAGCCAAGTGTCCATTTGGTTGTTACGCACAGACTTTGTGTTAGATTTCCCCAGACCTGTGATGCCCAACATGGTCTTCATTGGTGGGATCAACTGCCAAAAAAGAAAGACGATTTCCAAGGTACATTTTCTCTCCTTAGCACATGAAGAGAGGCCTGGGTTCAGGCCACCATAA